CCCTTCTGCGGAATGCCCCAGAGGCCCTGCGCCTTGTAGTAAGCTTCGTAGGTGGCGACGTGCTTTTCGTCTCGGCCGGTGGCGCGGAGATAGTTCGAGCACTCGGCGTCGATCGGGAAGAAGCCCATCGTCGCGCCGTATTCGGGCGCCATGTTGGCGATCGTCGCGCGGTCGACCACCGGCAGCGCGGCGGCGCCGGGGCCGAAGAATTCGACGAATTTGCCGACGACCTTCGTCTTGCGCATGAGCTGCGTGACGGTGAGCGCGAGGTCAGTGGCGGTGACGCCTTCGCGGAGTGCGCCGGTGAGGTGCACGCCGACGACGTCGGGCGTGAGGAAATAGACCGGCTGGCCGAGCATGCCCGCCTCGGCCTCGATACCGCCGACGCCCCAGCCCACGATGCCGATGCCGTTGATCATCGTCGTGTGCGAGTCGGTGCCGACGAGCGTGTCGGGATAATAGACGTCACCCGCGTTGAGCACGCCCTTGGCGAGATACTCCAAGTTGACCTGGTGCACGATGCCGATGCCCGGGGGCACGACCTTGAACGTGTCGAACGCCTGCATGCCCCACTTGAGGAACTGATAGCGCTCGCGGTTGCGCGAGAACTCGAGGTCGAGGTTCTGTTGCAGTGCGCTGGCCGAGCCGGCGAAGTCGACCTGCACGGAGTGGTCGACGACAAGGTCGACCGGCACGAGCGGCTCGATGATCTTCGGGTTCTTACCCATCTTCGCGACGGCGGAGCGCATCGCCGCGAGGTCGACGAGCAGCGGCACGCCGGTGAAGTCCTGCAACACGATGCGCGCGACGACGAACGGGATCTCAGCGGTGCGGGCGGCGTTGGGCTGCCAGGTCGCGAGCTCCTTGATGTTCGATTCGAGCACGCGCTTGCCGTCGCAATTACGCAGCACGGCCTCGAGCACGAGGCGGATGCTGACCGGGAGGCGCGAGACGTTGAAACCGGCTTGCTCGAGCGCGGGCAGCGAGTAGAACTTCTTGCCGCCTTCGAAGGACTGCAGGGTGTTGAAGGGATTCGGGAGGGACATGGTGGAGAGGAAGTAGGAAGTAACAGGTAACAAGTATCAGGACAGAGCCAGTGCCGAAAAATTTGTTGGCACTTGGCCCTTGATACCGGGCACTTCGCGCGCCTCAGCGCGCGAGCGCGGCCTTGACCTTGTCGAAGCTCGGGAGGTCTTTCGGCGTCGGGGTCTGCTCGGAGTATTTGATCACGCCGTCCTGGCCGATGACGAAAGCCGCGCGCGCCGCGGTGTCGCCGACACCGGCGAGGTTCGGGAACACGACGTCGTAGGCCTTCGTGGTCGTCTTGTTCAGGTCGGAGAGCAGCGTGACGGTGATCTTGTTGGCCTTGGCCCAAGCCTCGTGGGTGAACGGGCTGTCGACGCTGATGCCGTAGACCGCCGCGCCGAGATCGGCGTAGCCGGAGAGGCCGTTCGAGATGTCGCACATCTCCGCCGTGCAGACGCCGGTGTAGGCCAGCGGGAAGAACAGCAGCACGACCTGCTGCTTGCCGAAGTGGTCGCTGAGCTTGATGTCTTTGAGACCGTCCGCGGTCTTGGTCTTCAGGGTGAAATCCGGGGCTTTGGTGCCGACTGCGAGAGCCATGATGGGTGTGGGTTGTGTGGGTTCGTGGGAGCGGGCGCCGGGAGGCAAACCCGCAGCGAAAGAAGGGCCAAAGTAGAGCCCCGCTCAAGCGCGCGGCAACCCCCTTTTCGCGATATGAGTCGCCTTACTTTTTTCGCGGCCCACGTCATTAGCTGACGTCGCGCGAAGACCGGCCGAGCCACGAACGTCCCCCCGCAATCGCATTTCCTGCACAGCCAATAAATGCGGAGGTTCCGCCGTTGCGACTCCACGAGCCACCGAGCAGCATCTCCGTTCGGGGGGATCACAATCGATCGTTGGCGTGCGCTATGGAAAATTCGATTCAGCCGCATTCGGCTCCCAAACTTATTGTCGGTGTTGGTGCTTCCGCTGGTGGCCTCCGGGCTTTGGAAGCTCTCTTTCACGAGATGCCAGCCGACACCGGCTGCAGCTTCGTCGTCGTGCAGCACCTTTCGCCGGATTTCCGCAGTCTCATGGACGATCTGCTCAGTCGCCAGACGGCGATCAAGATCCGCCATGCCGAGCACGACATGCCGCTCGAAGCCGACACGATCTATCTCAACCCGCCGAAAAAACTCACGCATCTCGTCGGCGGGCGCCTGCAACTCACCGATCGCGCCGCCGAGCGCGCCTTTGAGCAGCCGATCAACACCTTCCTCGAATCCGCAGCCGAATCCTTCGGGCCCTGCGCCGTCGCGATCATACTCTCCGGCACCGGCACCGACGGCACTGAAGGCGCGCGGTCCGTCAGCGCCGCCGGCGGTCTCGTGATCGTCCAGGAGCCGACCACGGCCGAGTTCGACGGCATGCCCGTGAGCGCGCTGCAAACGCGCTGCGCGGACTACGTGCTCGCGCCCGCGGCCATGCCCGCGGCGGTCGCCGCGTTCGCACGCGATCCTGCATCCCGCCCGTGCCTGAATGGATCGGACGGCGCGGTCCCCGCCGAAACAGGCCAGCACATCCACGAATTCGCCCCGACGTTCCGCCTCCTGAAGGAGCGCTACGGCCTCGATTTCTCCCTCTACAAAATCGCCACGGTCCAGCGTCGCATCGTCCGTCGCGCCGCCCTGTCGGGCAATCCCGACGCCGGCTCGTTCATGAAGACCCTCGAGTCCGATCCGGCGGAACTCGACCGTCTCTACCGGGATTTGCTCATCGGGGTCACCGAGTTTTTCCGCGATCCTGCCGCATTCGCCGCGCTGCGCCGGTTGGTCTACGAACCGTTGCTGCGCGCCCGCCACGAGAACGAGATTCGCGTTTGGGTGGCGGGCTGCGCCACCGGCGAGGAGGCCTACTCGCACGCCATCCTCCTCGCCGAGGTCGCGCGCGACTGCGATTTCCAGGGCCGCATCGCGATCTTCGCGACCGACGCCCATCGCTCGTCGCTCGAGTTCGCCTCCGCCGGTTGCTACAGCGCCGATCGCCTCGTCGGTCTCACCGACGCGATGCGCGAACGCTACTTCCACGCCGAGCGCGACGGCACCTTCCGCGTCGCCGCGGAAATCCGGCAGCGCGTCGTCTTCGCGCCGCACAACCTGCTCAGCGATCCGCCGTTCACGAAGATGCACGTCGTGAGCTGCCGCAACCTTCTCATCTACCTCACGCCCACCGCACAGGAACGGGCGATCTCCCTGCTCCACTACGCGCTGCGCCGCGGCGGCGTGATGATGCTCGGCTTGAGCGAGGGCGTGGGCCGCTTTGCCCCGAATTTCGATGTGCTCGACGGCAAGGAAAAGCTCTTCCGCAAGATTCGCGACGCTCACCTCCCCAGCCAGCTGCGCACCTCCGTCTCCCCGCGCGTCGAGCCCACCCGGTCCGCGACGGGCAACGGCTTTTCTCCCGCGGCGTCGCTGCCGCGCGGCCTGCTCCACGCCTACGATCAACTCCTCGCGCGCCACCTGCCCCCGGGCTTCATCATCCACCCCGACGGCG
This region of Opitutia bacterium genomic DNA includes:
- a CDS encoding redoxin domain-containing protein codes for the protein MALAVGTKAPDFTLKTKTADGLKDIKLSDHFGKQQVVLLFFPLAYTGVCTAEMCDISNGLSGYADLGAAVYGISVDSPFTHEAWAKANKITVTLLSDLNKTTTKAYDVVFPNLAGVGDTAARAAFVIGQDGVIKYSEQTPTPKDLPSFDKVKAALAR